A DNA window from Methanooceanicella nereidis contains the following coding sequences:
- the serA gene encoding phosphoglycerate dehydrogenase — protein MKVLVTDPISEEGIKILKAEPDVQVDVETKLTKEQLIEKIKDYDALIIRSETQVTKDVIEAGKNLKIIGRAGVGIDNVDVPAATDKGIIVANAPEGNMIAACEHTIAMMFSMSRNIPQANISLKSGKWERSKFMGVEVLGKTLGVVGMGRIGGEVTKRVRGMGMEVLAYDPFTTPERAQAIGAKLTTLDEIYEKADFITVHTPLIPSTKHMISTPQFEKMKDGVRIINCARGGIIDEAALLEAIKSGKVAGAALDVFEKEPPVGNPLLELNQVIVTPHLGASTQEAQVNVAITIAEQVLNAFKGLPVTTALNIPIMKPEMLEKIKPFLPLAEDLGKFIAQITDGQIKEITVGYSGEIAQREVSLITIAALKGLLDVKMGELVNYVNAKSISKDRGINVVESKFGDVGDYTNLITVTVKTDMMERKVSGTIFGNKDARIVEIEGYRIDAIPEGYMIVTRHKDRPGVIGNVGTVLGQNNINIAGMVVGRETVRGEAIMILSVDDAVPQSVLNEMIEKAGLYDARYVYI, from the coding sequence ATGAAAGTCCTTGTTACAGACCCCATATCGGAAGAAGGCATCAAGATACTTAAAGCGGAACCTGATGTCCAGGTAGATGTAGAGACCAAGCTCACCAAGGAACAGCTCATTGAAAAGATCAAGGATTATGATGCGTTGATCATCAGGAGCGAGACGCAGGTCACTAAAGATGTGATAGAGGCCGGGAAGAACCTTAAGATCATAGGAAGGGCCGGGGTCGGCATAGACAACGTCGACGTCCCTGCAGCAACGGACAAAGGCATTATAGTGGCTAACGCGCCCGAGGGCAACATGATAGCGGCTTGCGAGCACACTATAGCCATGATGTTCTCGATGTCGCGCAACATACCCCAGGCTAACATCTCATTAAAGAGCGGCAAGTGGGAAAGAAGCAAGTTCATGGGCGTGGAAGTTCTCGGCAAGACCCTCGGCGTAGTGGGAATGGGCCGTATCGGCGGAGAGGTCACAAAGCGCGTAAGGGGAATGGGCATGGAAGTACTTGCCTATGACCCGTTCACGACACCCGAGAGGGCCCAGGCGATCGGCGCGAAGCTCACGACACTTGATGAGATATATGAAAAGGCCGATTTCATCACGGTTCACACGCCGCTTATACCGAGCACAAAGCACATGATATCGACGCCGCAGTTCGAGAAGATGAAGGACGGCGTGCGCATAATTAACTGTGCCAGAGGCGGCATCATAGACGAGGCAGCCCTTTTAGAGGCCATCAAGAGCGGAAAAGTGGCAGGCGCAGCACTGGATGTATTTGAAAAGGAGCCCCCTGTAGGCAATCCTCTCCTGGAGCTTAACCAGGTCATAGTCACTCCGCACCTGGGCGCATCGACACAGGAAGCACAGGTCAACGTGGCCATCACGATAGCGGAACAGGTACTGAACGCTTTCAAGGGCCTTCCGGTGACCACGGCGCTCAACATACCGATAATGAAGCCCGAGATGCTGGAAAAGATCAAGCCGTTCCTGCCTCTCGCCGAGGACCTGGGTAAGTTCATAGCCCAGATCACCGACGGCCAGATCAAGGAAATAACGGTCGGATACAGCGGCGAAATAGCGCAGAGGGAAGTATCTCTCATAACCATCGCTGCCCTTAAAGGCCTCCTGGATGTCAAGATGGGAGAGCTTGTAAACTATGTGAACGCCAAGAGCATCTCAAAGGACAGGGGCATCAATGTCGTAGAGTCCAAGTTCGGGGATGTCGGCGACTACACCAACCTCATCACCGTTACAGTCAAGACTGACATGATGGAGCGCAAGGTATCCGGTACCATATTCGGCAACAAGGATGCCAGGATAGTCGAGATCGAAGGCTACCGCATAGATGCTATACCCGAAGGCTACATGATAGTCACCAGGCACAAGGACAGGCCCGGCGTAATCGGGAACGTCGGCACCGTGCTCGGCCAGAACAACATTAACATAGCGGGCATGGTCGTAGGCCGTGAAACAGTGCGCGGCGAAGCCATCATGATACTGAGCGTTGACGATGCGGTACCTCAGAGCGTCCTTAATGAGATGATCGAGAAGGCCGGGCTGTACGACGCAAGGTACGTGTACATATAA
- a CDS encoding helix-turn-helix transcriptional regulator — MYAPDWIIELSKKIAGDIVTSSDRGITIQRYRNKMDLTQDDISRIMKLRRETISRIENGKVTPTLKFITVFSGVAALTETVKSYRSMNKSVEYPYFNRIGMELGVPHDKISSIVDITLQNYEKKRKKAIKALEK, encoded by the coding sequence ATGTACGCGCCAGATTGGATAATCGAACTTTCTAAAAAGATCGCGGGTGACATCGTCACTTCGTCCGACAGGGGTATCACCATTCAAAGATACAGGAATAAAATGGACCTGACGCAGGATGATATCAGCCGCATAATGAAGCTGCGGCGGGAGACCATATCCAGGATAGAGAATGGTAAGGTCACGCCGACGCTCAAGTTCATAACTGTTTTTTCCGGTGTGGCCGCATTAACGGAAACGGTAAAGTCATACAGATCCATGAACAAAAGTGTGGAGTACCCTTATTTTAACCGTATCGGCATGGAATTAGGGGTTCCGCACGACAAGATATCTTCGATCGTGGATATCACTCTGCAAAACTATGAGAAAAAGCGGAAAAAAGCGATAAAGGCTCTGGAGAAATGA
- the ppsA gene encoding phosphoenolpyruvate synthase, producing the protein MAAKEKLVVWLEEVRNSDIPIVGGKGASLGEMINAEFPVPRGFVVTAQAFRKFLDDTGITEKLFKGLEVDVDDQKSLKKAEESSKKLVKENKMPKEIESAIRDYYKTLCKREGEEIYVAARSSATAEDLPDASFAGQQETYLNVRGEEDLVKAVQNCWASLYGARAIYYRVKQNFPHEHVNIAVVVQKMVDADTAGVMFTSHPTTGEKLEIIEAAWGLGEAVVSGAVSPDNYIVSNTDKVKKKIATKQIMIIRDKKTRKTKQIDVPEDKKNAQVLTDDEIVRLSKLGRLVEEHYGKPQDIEWAIKGGEIYLLQSRPITTIQKREAKGEKTSGDIILEGLGASPGIASGKVKIVTSMSELDKVLEGDILVTKMTTPDMVPAMKRSIAIVTDEGGLTCHAAIVSRELGTPAIVGTKEATKVLKDGMVITVDGEMGNVYEGAIKKAEAKAPAEEAAVRPMALSKPITATEVKVNVSIPEAAERAKQTMADGVGLLRIEHMILGLNTHPQVYIKSGRSDEYINELVTGIRTVADAFYPKPVWVRTLDAPTDEFRAMKGGESEPYEHNPMLGMRGIRRDLRDIDHFKLEMAAFRKLYEMGYDNIGIMLPLVQHPVELRRAKELMVECGIDIENVDVGIMVEIPASALIIDEFIKEGIDFVSFGTNDLTQYTLAVDRNNELVADLYNELHPAVLKLIEYVIGECNKAGVKTSICGQAGSRPDVARRLVAMGITSISANIDAVESVREMVARTEHTLILEAARKK; encoded by the coding sequence ATGGCAGCAAAAGAGAAGTTAGTCGTCTGGCTCGAAGAGGTCAGGAATAGCGATATACCCATAGTCGGAGGCAAGGGCGCAAGCCTTGGCGAGATGATAAACGCCGAATTCCCGGTGCCCCGGGGATTTGTCGTCACCGCGCAGGCTTTCAGAAAATTCCTGGATGACACCGGCATAACGGAAAAGCTATTCAAGGGGCTTGAAGTGGATGTCGATGACCAGAAATCCCTGAAAAAAGCGGAAGAGTCCTCTAAGAAGCTTGTCAAAGAGAACAAAATGCCAAAGGAGATCGAGAGCGCTATAAGGGACTATTATAAGACTCTTTGTAAGCGGGAAGGCGAAGAGATATATGTCGCCGCGAGATCCAGCGCAACCGCGGAAGACCTTCCCGATGCCAGTTTCGCAGGACAGCAGGAAACATACCTTAATGTCAGGGGCGAGGAAGACCTGGTAAAGGCCGTTCAGAATTGCTGGGCCTCCCTGTACGGCGCCCGCGCCATATATTACAGGGTAAAGCAAAATTTCCCGCACGAGCATGTCAACATCGCCGTCGTAGTCCAGAAGATGGTCGATGCCGACACGGCAGGGGTCATGTTCACATCCCACCCGACGACCGGTGAAAAACTGGAGATCATCGAGGCCGCGTGGGGCCTTGGCGAGGCTGTCGTATCCGGCGCGGTATCCCCCGATAATTACATAGTCAGCAACACTGACAAGGTCAAGAAGAAAATAGCGACCAAGCAGATAATGATCATCAGGGACAAGAAGACACGTAAGACCAAGCAGATTGATGTTCCCGAGGACAAAAAGAACGCCCAGGTGCTGACCGATGATGAGATAGTGAGGCTTTCGAAGCTGGGCAGGCTGGTCGAGGAACACTATGGTAAGCCCCAGGACATAGAATGGGCCATTAAAGGCGGAGAGATATACCTATTACAGTCCAGGCCCATAACGACCATCCAGAAACGCGAGGCAAAGGGCGAAAAAACATCCGGCGATATAATCCTGGAAGGCCTTGGTGCATCACCGGGTATCGCCAGCGGCAAAGTCAAGATCGTCACCTCGATGTCAGAGCTGGACAAAGTGCTTGAAGGCGACATCCTGGTCACAAAGATGACCACCCCGGACATGGTGCCTGCCATGAAGAGATCCATCGCCATCGTGACCGACGAGGGAGGCCTCACCTGCCACGCGGCGATCGTGTCCCGTGAGCTGGGAACGCCGGCTATCGTAGGCACAAAAGAAGCCACTAAAGTTTTAAAGGACGGCATGGTCATAACCGTGGACGGGGAAATGGGTAACGTCTATGAGGGAGCCATAAAGAAAGCCGAAGCGAAAGCCCCGGCAGAAGAGGCTGCTGTCAGGCCGATGGCCCTGTCCAAGCCGATCACTGCCACAGAGGTCAAGGTCAACGTATCCATCCCTGAAGCTGCAGAGAGAGCAAAGCAGACGATGGCTGACGGAGTAGGCCTGTTAAGGATAGAGCACATGATACTGGGCCTGAACACCCACCCGCAAGTATACATTAAAAGCGGGCGTTCGGATGAATACATCAACGAGCTGGTGACGGGTATTCGCACGGTCGCAGATGCATTCTACCCGAAGCCTGTGTGGGTCAGGACGCTTGACGCGCCGACGGACGAGTTCAGGGCCATGAAGGGCGGAGAAAGCGAGCCGTACGAGCATAACCCGATGCTCGGCATGAGAGGCATCCGCCGCGACCTCAGGGACATCGACCACTTTAAGCTGGAGATGGCGGCGTTCAGGAAGCTCTATGAGATGGGCTATGACAATATCGGCATAATGCTGCCCCTTGTGCAGCACCCGGTGGAGCTCAGGCGTGCCAAGGAGCTTATGGTCGAGTGCGGAATAGACATAGAAAATGTCGACGTGGGCATCATGGTCGAGATACCGGCATCAGCGCTCATAATCGACGAGTTTATAAAGGAAGGCATAGACTTTGTATCGTTCGGAACGAACGACCTGACACAGTATACTCTAGCAGTGGACAGGAACAACGAGCTGGTAGCGGACCTTTACAATGAGCTGCACCCCGCCGTCCTGAAGCTGATAGAGTACGTCATAGGCGAATGCAACAAGGCGGGCGTAAAGACGTCCATATGCGGACAGGCAGGAAGCAGGCCGGACGTCGCCAGGAGGCTCGTCGCGATGGGCATCACCAGCATATCAGCTAACATCGATGCAGTAGAGTCCGTCAGGGAAATGGTCGCGAGGACCGAGCATACTTTAATACTTGAAGCAGCCAGAAAAAAGTGA
- the mfnA gene encoding tyrosine decarboxylase MfnA, whose protein sequence is MEYRGVDENSIFEELREYAKKNVPYERVLSSMCTTPHPIAVKVQKEFIVSNLGDPKLFPGTADIEHKCIEMLGSLLHLPSAVGYITTGGTESNIQAMRTAIQIKIKKGGFDRSKANIIIPESAHYSFDKAAQLLGLELRKAATDSSMRADPDSMAKLVDDNTVAMVAVAGTTEFGQVDPIPEIGKLALDLGIYLHVDAAFGGFVIPFLDDPSRYKFDFEVPGVMSITIDPHKMGLSTIPSGSLLYRSDYYLKVLEINAQYLTSQVQSSLAGTRSGASAAGTYAVMRHLGREGYREIVSGCMKNTWLLYDSLTSLGLEPAMDPVLNIVTFIMPDAQSVRRRLCDRNWYVSTTTRPSALRMVVMPHVTEEVIRSFVSDLKDVL, encoded by the coding sequence GTGGAATACAGAGGGGTTGACGAGAACAGTATATTCGAAGAGCTAAGAGAATATGCTAAAAAGAACGTGCCGTATGAGCGAGTATTAAGCTCTATGTGCACGACCCCTCACCCCATAGCGGTCAAGGTCCAAAAAGAGTTCATTGTTTCTAATCTCGGAGACCCGAAGCTTTTTCCGGGGACTGCCGACATCGAGCATAAATGCATAGAGATGCTCGGCAGCCTTTTACATTTACCTTCCGCCGTAGGATACATCACGACCGGCGGCACCGAAAGTAACATTCAGGCCATGCGGACGGCCATACAGATCAAGATCAAGAAAGGCGGCTTTGACAGGAGCAAAGCTAACATCATCATTCCTGAGTCCGCGCATTATTCTTTTGATAAGGCTGCACAGCTGCTGGGATTGGAGCTTCGCAAAGCGGCCACCGACAGCAGCATGAGGGCGGACCCCGACAGCATGGCAAAGCTGGTGGATGATAACACTGTGGCCATGGTAGCTGTAGCGGGTACTACTGAGTTCGGACAGGTTGACCCGATACCCGAGATAGGAAAACTGGCACTGGACCTGGGTATCTACTTACACGTCGACGCCGCTTTCGGCGGGTTCGTCATACCTTTCCTTGATGATCCGTCCAGATATAAGTTCGACTTTGAAGTGCCCGGAGTAATGTCTATTACCATAGACCCCCATAAGATGGGCTTAAGCACGATACCATCTGGAAGCCTGCTCTATAGAAGCGACTACTACTTGAAAGTGCTCGAGATAAACGCGCAGTACCTGACCTCGCAGGTCCAGTCATCGCTTGCGGGCACCAGGAGCGGGGCGTCAGCTGCCGGGACATACGCGGTCATGAGGCATCTCGGCAGAGAAGGCTACAGGGAGATAGTCTCAGGATGCATGAAAAACACATGGCTTCTCTATGATAGCCTTACGTCGCTGGGCCTGGAGCCGGCGATGGATCCCGTGTTGAATATCGTCACATTTATCATGCCTGATGCTCAATCGGTGCGCAGGCGCCTCTGTGACAGGAACTGGTATGTTTCGACCACTACAAGGCCGTCGGCATTGAGGATGGTAGTTATGCCGCATGTGACGGAGGAAGTCATCAGGTCGTTCGTCAGCGACCTCAAAGATGTATTATGA
- a CDS encoding plasma-membrane proton-efflux P-type ATPase: protein MNKPSIDLQEAKKRSIADLMQLFSVTEDGLAASEAEKRLQAYGPNEITEKKVNPFIKFLSNFWGPIQWMIEAAALISLIIGQLEDFIIIVILLFINVLVKYIQESKASNAIELLKKKLSPSARVRRGGQWIVTNARELVPGDVIRVRLGDIIPADVKLISEGYLDVDESALTGESLPVEKKINDIGYSGAIVRKGEMDALVILTGMSTYFGRTAKLAEKIDRPSHFQRAIVKIGNYLIIVTLLLVLLICIIEILRGHNIFYILQFALVLTIAGVPVALPAVLSVTMAVGAIALTKKEAIVSKLVAIEEMAGMDILCADKTGTITQNAICVASTAPYGTYKEEDVLLYADLASREEDKDQIDMAIIENVKENKELATAVSQYKVLSFKPFDPVWKRTEALVKKDDSKFKVTKGAPQMIVALCKGDSNFEKDVNEHVERFASDGYRTLGVARTVGDDIWEFVGVIALHDPPRDDSLDTIKTAQSMGLDVKMITGDHVAIAKNIAKKVGLGIDIQPQTAIIDVPDEKAAEIVERADGFAQVFPEHKYRIVELLQKKGHIVGMTGDGVNDVPALQIADAGIAVAGATDAAKSAADIVLTLPGISVIIDSIKESRKIFRRMTNYSIYRMGETIRLVFFITVSIIFFNFYPISALMVVLLALLNDFPIMTISYDNVLYSSKPERWNMRTLLGVSTALGLFGVFASFGLLYIGINMFHLDHEILQSFIYLKLSVAGHLFLFVARTKGPFWSVLPSPILFLTVVLTQLIATIITVYGILLPAMGWKLALFVWGYSIIWFLMTDILKLLIYRVLEK, encoded by the coding sequence TTGAATAAACCGTCAATAGACCTGCAGGAAGCGAAAAAACGATCCATAGCCGACCTTATGCAATTGTTTTCTGTTACCGAGGATGGTCTGGCCGCCTCCGAAGCGGAGAAGCGCCTCCAGGCCTATGGACCCAACGAGATCACTGAAAAAAAGGTAAATCCTTTTATCAAGTTCCTATCCAACTTCTGGGGGCCGATCCAGTGGATGATAGAGGCAGCGGCCTTGATTTCCCTTATTATAGGGCAGCTGGAAGATTTCATCATCATCGTCATACTTCTTTTCATAAACGTCCTCGTGAAATATATCCAGGAAAGCAAGGCGAGCAACGCGATCGAGTTGCTGAAGAAAAAGCTCTCGCCCTCCGCCAGGGTGAGACGCGGGGGGCAATGGATAGTGACCAATGCCCGCGAGCTCGTCCCCGGTGATGTAATCCGGGTGAGGCTCGGCGACATCATCCCTGCGGATGTCAAGCTCATCAGCGAGGGGTACCTGGACGTCGATGAATCGGCCCTGACCGGCGAATCGCTGCCTGTGGAAAAGAAGATCAACGACATAGGATATTCCGGGGCGATCGTCAGGAAAGGGGAAATGGATGCGCTCGTGATACTCACAGGGATGAGTACATACTTTGGCAGGACTGCGAAGCTTGCTGAAAAGATCGACAGGCCAAGCCACTTCCAGAGAGCTATCGTCAAGATCGGGAACTATCTTATCATAGTCACGCTGTTGCTCGTTTTACTGATCTGTATCATCGAAATATTGCGAGGACATAACATCTTCTACATCCTTCAGTTCGCGCTGGTGCTGACAATCGCAGGCGTGCCGGTCGCGCTTCCGGCGGTGTTGTCGGTCACGATGGCAGTAGGGGCGATCGCCCTTACCAAAAAAGAGGCCATTGTCAGCAAACTGGTAGCTATCGAAGAAATGGCCGGCATGGATATCCTGTGCGCCGATAAGACAGGCACAATCACCCAGAACGCGATCTGCGTGGCCAGTACTGCCCCATATGGCACGTATAAAGAAGAGGACGTGCTTCTTTACGCGGACCTGGCTTCAAGGGAGGAGGACAAAGACCAGATAGATATGGCTATCATAGAAAATGTGAAAGAAAATAAAGAACTGGCGACCGCTGTCTCGCAATATAAAGTGTTGAGCTTCAAGCCGTTCGACCCGGTCTGGAAACGGACCGAAGCCCTGGTAAAAAAAGATGACAGCAAGTTCAAAGTGACCAAAGGAGCGCCGCAGATGATCGTCGCCCTGTGCAAGGGGGACAGTAATTTTGAAAAAGATGTGAACGAGCACGTAGAGCGTTTCGCGAGCGACGGTTATCGTACGCTTGGCGTCGCACGGACCGTAGGCGATGACATATGGGAGTTCGTGGGCGTTATCGCCCTTCACGATCCTCCCCGGGACGATTCTCTGGATACCATAAAGACTGCACAGTCAATGGGCCTGGACGTGAAAATGATCACTGGCGACCACGTCGCAATAGCAAAAAATATCGCTAAAAAAGTCGGCCTGGGGATCGATATACAGCCTCAGACGGCGATCATCGACGTTCCTGACGAGAAAGCGGCTGAGATAGTGGAGCGCGCAGACGGCTTCGCACAGGTGTTCCCCGAGCACAAATACAGGATAGTGGAACTTTTGCAGAAAAAGGGGCATATAGTGGGCATGACCGGTGACGGCGTGAACGACGTGCCCGCCCTGCAGATAGCAGATGCCGGTATCGCGGTGGCCGGGGCGACCGATGCGGCAAAATCTGCGGCTGACATTGTTCTTACTCTCCCCGGCATATCTGTCATTATCGACTCGATCAAGGAAAGCCGTAAGATATTCAGACGGATGACCAACTACTCCATATATCGCATGGGAGAGACTATTCGCCTTGTATTTTTCATCACGGTTTCTATCATCTTCTTTAACTTTTATCCTATCTCGGCGCTGATGGTGGTGCTTCTCGCACTGCTGAACGACTTTCCGATCATGACGATCTCCTATGACAACGTGTTATACTCGAGCAAGCCCGAACGATGGAATATGCGGACATTACTGGGAGTATCGACCGCGCTGGGACTTTTCGGCGTATTTGCCTCATTCGGCCTGCTGTATATAGGCATCAATATGTTCCATCTCGATCACGAGATATTACAGTCGTTTATATATCTAAAGCTCTCAGTTGCCGGACACCTGTTTTTATTCGTGGCTCGGACAAAGGGGCCTTTCTGGTCTGTATTGCCCTCTCCCATCCTTTTCCTGACCGTCGTCCTCACACAACTTATTGCCACTATCATCACGGTGTATGGTATTTTGCTACCTGCGATGGGATGGAAGCTTGCCCTGTTCGTGTGGGGCTATTCGATCATATGGTTCCTGATGACGGACATTTTGAAGCTATTGATATACCGGGTCCTGGAAAAATAA